The region ATGCACGATAATACAATTAAGTCAGCAGAATCTGTATGGAATAATTGTCTTGAATTCATAAAGGATAACATCCAAGAACAAGCATTCAAGACATGGTTCATGCCTATTAAGGCTATTGAGCTTACAGAGAGTGCTCTTTATATTCAGGTGCCTAGTAAGTTTTTTTACGAGTGGTTGGAAGAACACTATGTAAAAATCCTAAAAGTAGCCCTAACTAAACAGTTGGGAGCTGAAGCAAAGTTATTGTATAAGATCCAAATGGAAAACACCACTGGAAGCAAACAACCTTATACAGAACAATTACCAAGTACACAAAGAGGTCCTGTTAAACCTCAAGAATTAGATGTACCTATCCAAAACAAGAATCCAGAGTTAAAAAATCCTTTTGTAATTCCTGGAATCAGAAACGTAAAAATCGAATCACAACTAAATTCAAATTACTCATTTGATAATTTCTTAGAAGGTGATTCTAATAGATTGGCACGTTCTGCTGGTATGGCTGTAGCAAATAAACCAGGTGGAACTTCGTTTAACCCTCTTCTTATATTCGGAGGAGTTGGACTAGGAAAAACTCACTTAGCACACGCTATAGGTGTTGAAATAAAAGATCTTTATCCAGAGAAAACTGTTTTATATATTTCTGCTGAAGTCTTTACTCAACAATATATCGATTCTGTACGTAAGAATACACGTAATGACTTTATCTACTTCTATCAGTTAATAGATGTACTTATCGTCGATGATATTCAATTCTTATCTGGTAAGTCAGGAACACAAGATGTATTTTTCCATATCTTTAATCACTTACACCAGAATGGTAAACAAGTAATCCTTACTTCTGATAAAGCACCAGTAGATATTCAAGATATCGAACAACGTCTTTTATCTCGTTTTAAATGGGGATTATCTGCTGAGATATCTCATCCTGACTTTGAAACAAGAGTAAAAATAGTAGAAGGAATTCTATTCCGTGATGGTGTTGAAATGCCTAAAGAAATAATCGAATATGTAGCTAAGAATGTTAACTCGAATATCAGAGAGTTAGAAGGAGCTATCATATCATTAATCGCTCAATCTTCATTTAATAAACGTGAAGTAACTATCGAATTAGCTAGACATGTCGTAGAGAAATTCGTTAAGAGTGTAAAGAGAGAAATATCTATCGATTATATTCAAAAGATTGTTTCTGACTACTTCCAAATGGATACTGAAACATTACGTTCTAAAACTAGAAAGAGAAACATCGTACAAGCGAGACAATTAGCAATGTTCTTTGCGAAGAAATATACTAAATCTTCTTTAGCAAGTATTGGTTCACAAATAGGAGATCGTGATCACGCAACTGTATTACACGCTTGTAAGACCATTGACAACCTATTAGAAACTGATAAGGAATTCAAAAAATTCCACGATGATATAAATATTAAATTCAGTATGTAATGACAAAGGTATTGATGGTTTGTTTAGGCAATATATGCCGTTCGCCCTTAGCTGAGGGAATATTACAATCTAAGCTTTCTACTGAAAGTTTTTTTGTTGATTCCGCCGGTACAGGTGATTGGCACATAGGTAGCTTACCAGACAAACGCTCAATAGCTGTTGCCAAAAAATACAATATTGATTTAACGACTCAGCGTGCTAGACAATTTAAGATAAGTGACTTTAATACTTTTGACCGCATTTATGTAATGGATAAATCTAATTATGATAATGTGGTAAAACTTGCTCCAAATAAAGAGGCTAAAAATAAAGTAAAACTTATTTTAAATGAAAGTACACCTAATCAGAATGCAGAAGTACCAGACCCATACTTCGGTGGAGAAGATGGATTTGAACACGTTTATCATTTGTTAAACGAAGTTTGTAATATAATAGCCAAAGATTTAAAATCTTAGATATATGTAAGTAAAAGGAAGAAAGTCATTTTCTTCCTTTTCTTTTTTGTCCTATACTTTATCTTTACCTTTGTACTTTATATGAGAGAAAAATACAAATGAAAGATTCTATACCTACAGGTACACTTTACCTTATTCCTATTACTTTAGGAGAAACTACTAATCCAATGGATGTTTTACCACAAACTGTAAAACGTTCAATCGAAATGCTTGATATTTTTATTGTAGAGAATGAAAAGACTGCTAGAAAATTTATTAAAAGCATTTGCCCTGAAAAGAAACAATCAGATTTAACTCTATACCCCCTTAATAAA is a window of Myroides oncorhynchi DNA encoding:
- the dnaA gene encoding chromosomal replication initiator protein DnaA yields the protein MHDNTIKSAESVWNNCLEFIKDNIQEQAFKTWFMPIKAIELTESALYIQVPSKFFYEWLEEHYVKILKVALTKQLGAEAKLLYKIQMENTTGSKQPYTEQLPSTQRGPVKPQELDVPIQNKNPELKNPFVIPGIRNVKIESQLNSNYSFDNFLEGDSNRLARSAGMAVANKPGGTSFNPLLIFGGVGLGKTHLAHAIGVEIKDLYPEKTVLYISAEVFTQQYIDSVRKNTRNDFIYFYQLIDVLIVDDIQFLSGKSGTQDVFFHIFNHLHQNGKQVILTSDKAPVDIQDIEQRLLSRFKWGLSAEISHPDFETRVKIVEGILFRDGVEMPKEIIEYVAKNVNSNIRELEGAIISLIAQSSFNKREVTIELARHVVEKFVKSVKREISIDYIQKIVSDYFQMDTETLRSKTRKRNIVQARQLAMFFAKKYTKSSLASIGSQIGDRDHATVLHACKTIDNLLETDKEFKKFHDDINIKFSM
- a CDS encoding low molecular weight protein-tyrosine-phosphatase, with the protein product MTKVLMVCLGNICRSPLAEGILQSKLSTESFFVDSAGTGDWHIGSLPDKRSIAVAKKYNIDLTTQRARQFKISDFNTFDRIYVMDKSNYDNVVKLAPNKEAKNKVKLILNESTPNQNAEVPDPYFGGEDGFEHVYHLLNEVCNIIAKDLKS